The Streptomonospora litoralis genome window below encodes:
- a CDS encoding AAA family ATPase, translating into MTESEAAEHAARFHRLAAEVGSAVLGKTDMVRLALVAMLSEGHVLLEDVPGVGKTTLARAIAAATDGEWHRIQFTPDLLPSDVTGVPVFNQDTREFQFHPGPVFGNVVIADEINRASPKAQSALLEVMEERQVTVDGKRYPVPRPFLVVATQNPVEMDGTYRLPEAQLDRFLIRLSLGYPDADSELAIMRGDRLTATADLQTVVDADRLAETTAAAERVHIHEAIYRYALDLAHTSRGHDEIHVGVSPRATAALMRALRMFVLTEGRHYATPEDVKALAVPVWAHRLVLAAGSAVSGRSPADVMADIVDRTPTPQPVQFGGG; encoded by the coding sequence CTGACCGAGTCCGAGGCCGCCGAGCACGCGGCCCGGTTCCACCGCCTGGCCGCCGAGGTCGGGTCCGCGGTCCTGGGCAAAACCGACATGGTCCGCCTCGCCCTGGTGGCCATGCTCAGCGAAGGCCATGTGCTGCTGGAGGACGTGCCCGGTGTCGGCAAGACCACGCTGGCCCGGGCGATCGCCGCCGCGACCGACGGCGAATGGCACCGTATCCAGTTCACCCCCGACCTGCTGCCCTCCGACGTCACCGGGGTCCCGGTGTTCAACCAGGACACCCGCGAGTTCCAGTTCCACCCGGGACCGGTGTTCGGCAACGTCGTCATCGCCGACGAGATCAACCGCGCCTCGCCCAAAGCGCAGTCGGCGCTGCTGGAGGTCATGGAGGAGCGCCAAGTCACCGTCGACGGCAAGCGGTACCCGGTGCCGCGCCCGTTCCTGGTGGTGGCGACCCAGAACCCGGTGGAGATGGACGGCACCTACCGGCTGCCGGAGGCCCAGCTGGACCGCTTCCTCATCCGGCTGTCGCTGGGGTACCCCGACGCCGACTCCGAGTTGGCGATCATGCGCGGCGACCGGCTCACGGCCACGGCGGACCTGCAGACCGTGGTCGACGCGGACCGGCTCGCCGAGACCACCGCGGCCGCCGAGCGGGTGCACATCCACGAGGCCATCTACCGCTACGCGCTGGACCTCGCGCACACGAGCCGCGGGCACGACGAGATCCACGTGGGTGTCTCGCCCCGCGCCACCGCGGCGCTGATGCGGGCGCTGCGCATGTTCGTCCTCACCGAGGGCCGTCACTACGCCACCCCGGAGGACGTGAAGGCGCTGGCGGTGCCGGTATGGGCGCACCGGCTGGTCCTGGCCGCGGGATCGGCGGTCAGCGGCCGCAGTCCGGCGGACGTCATGGCAGACATCGTCGACC